A part of Hippopotamus amphibius kiboko isolate mHipAmp2 chromosome 16, mHipAmp2.hap2, whole genome shotgun sequence genomic DNA contains:
- the CALB2 gene encoding calretinin: MAGPQQQQPPYLHLAELTASQFLEIWKHFDADGNGYIEGKELENFFQELEKARKGSGMMSKSDNFGEKMKEFMQKYDKNSDGKIEMSELAQILPTEENFLLCFRQHVGSSTEFMEAWRKYDTDRSGYIEANELKGFLSDLLKKANRPYDEPKLQEYTQTILRMFDLNGDGKLGLSEMSRLLPVQENFLLKFQGMKLTSEEFNAIFTFYDKDGSGYIDENELDALLKDLYEKNKKEMNIQQLTNYRKSVMSLAEAGKLYRKDLEIVLCSEPPM; the protein is encoded by the exons ATGGCTGgcccgcagcagcagcagcccccgTACCTGCACCTGGCCGAGCTGACGGCGTCCCAGTTCCTGGAGATCTGGAAGCACTTTGACGCAGACG GAAATGGCTATATTGAAGGTAAAGAGCTAGAAAACTTTTTCCAAGAACTGGAGAAGGCAAGAAAAGGCTCTGGCATG ATGTCAAAGAGCGACAACTTTGGGGAGAAGATGAAGGAATTTATGCAGAAGTATGACAAGAACTCTGATGGGAAAATCGAGATGTCGGAG CTGGCGCAGATCCTGCCGACTGAGGAGAACTTCCTTCTGTGCTTCAggcagcacgtgggctccagcACCGAGTTTATGGAG GCTTGGCGGAAGTATGACACAGACAGAAGCGGCTACATTGAAGCCAACGAGCTCAAG GGATTCCTGTCTGATCTGCTGAAGAAGGCGAACCGTCCATATGATGAACCCAAGCTCCAAGAGTACACCCAAACCATC CTACGGATGTTTGACTTGAATGGGGATGGCAAACTGGGCCTCTCGGAGATGTCCCG ACTCCTGCCTGTACAGGAAAACTTCCTGCTTAAATTTCAG GGCATGAAGCTGACCTCGGAGGAGTTCAACGCGATCTTCACATTCTACGACAAG GACGGAAGCGGCTACATCGATGAGAATGAGCTGGACGCCCTCCTGAAGGATTTGTACGAGAAAAACAAGAAG GAAATGAACATCCAACAGCTCACCAACTACAGAAAGAGCGTCATGTCCTTGGCCGAGGCGGGGAAGCTCTACCGCAAGGACCTGGAGATTGTCCTCTGCAGCGAGCCCCCCATGTAA